One Halostella limicola genomic window carries:
- the dapF gene encoding diaminopimelate epimerase, protein MISYDKYHGTGNDFVIVDADEDVPDWAAFARAHCDRETGAGADDPDRTTGADGVLVLDLDDAPTPPEVEMRLYQPDGGTAAMCGNGARCVARWVADRTGADEVVIHTPAGTRRAEVRGDEVAVEMGLPSFDPEDVPLAGDEPLVEETVEGVEVTALTTGVPHAVAFVEDVDEVNLDAFAAPIRHADVFPEGANVNVAAESGDGDGFDQRTFERGVEGETDACGTGAVAIAVAARRTGRTDDETVAVSPPGGDLSVRVPRQGPAILRGPVEREFAGELPAAPQP, encoded by the coding sequence ATGATCAGCTACGACAAGTACCACGGCACCGGCAACGACTTCGTGATCGTCGACGCGGACGAGGACGTCCCCGACTGGGCGGCGTTCGCGCGCGCCCACTGCGACCGGGAGACGGGCGCGGGCGCCGACGACCCCGACCGAACCACGGGCGCGGACGGCGTCCTCGTCCTCGACCTCGACGACGCGCCGACGCCGCCCGAGGTGGAAATGCGCCTCTACCAGCCGGACGGCGGCACCGCGGCGATGTGCGGCAACGGCGCCCGCTGCGTCGCGCGGTGGGTCGCCGACCGCACCGGCGCGGACGAGGTGGTCATCCACACCCCGGCGGGCACCCGCCGGGCGGAAGTCCGCGGCGATGAGGTGGCCGTCGAGATGGGGCTGCCCTCGTTCGACCCGGAGGACGTCCCCCTCGCCGGCGACGAACCGCTGGTCGAGGAGACCGTCGAGGGCGTCGAGGTGACGGCCCTGACCACCGGCGTCCCCCACGCCGTCGCGTTCGTGGAGGACGTGGACGAGGTGAATCTGGACGCGTTCGCCGCGCCGATCCGCCACGCGGACGTCTTCCCCGAGGGGGCGAACGTCAACGTCGCCGCCGAGAGCGGGGACGGCGACGGGTTCGACCAGCGCACCTTCGAGCGCGGCGTGGAGGGCGAGACCGACGCCTGCGGCACGGGCGCGGTCGCCATCGCGGTGGCCGCGCGGCGGACCGGCCGCACCGACGACGAGACCGTCGCGGTCTCGCCGCCCGGCGGCGACCTCTCCGTGCGCGTCCCCCGGCAGGGGCCGGCGATACTGCGCGGTCCGGTCGAGCGCGAGTTCGCCGGTGAACTCCCCGCCGCGCCCCAGCCATGA